Below is a window of candidate division WOR-3 bacterium DNA.
TTGGGGACGCGGGCAAGTTCACTCTGGAAACAACTCAGAGCATTTCTACAGGTGAACTACGATCATGTGCCTGAGTTGCTCTTCGGCGGACAGAAATACGGCTGGTGTTTTAAATACAGAAGAAAAAATAAGACGCTCTGCGTGTTGTTTCCAGAATCGAAAGCAT
It encodes the following:
- a CDS encoding DUF3788 domain-containing protein gives rise to the protein MNDKYGRLLDGTRRPTEKTVMATLGTRASSLWKQLRAFLQVNYDHVPELLFGGQKYGWCFKYRRKNKTLCVLFPESKA